Proteins encoded in a region of the Drosophila busckii strain San Diego stock center, stock number 13000-0081.31 chromosome 2L, ASM1175060v1, whole genome shotgun sequence genome:
- the LOC108603101 gene encoding heterochromatin protein 1 codes for MDKTKQNASSESEDEEYSVEKILDRRVRKGKVEYFLKWKGYAETENTWEPEANLDCQDLIQQYELSRQDAANDSAKKKASGRTSATSSVNKRSPRNQVSTSTVGKRARAEPEENGINGLTAGTGFDRGLEAEKILGASDNNGRLTFLIQFKGVDQAELVPAVIANAKIPQMVIRFYEQRVSWYSDNED; via the exons ATGGACAAAACAAAGCAGAACGCATCGTCTGAATCTGAAGACGAGGAATACTCTGTTGAGAAGATTCTAGATCGTCGCGTGCGCAAGGGCAAG GTGGAATATTTTCTAAAGTGGAAGGGGTATGCCGAAACTGAAAACACGTGGGAGCCGGAGGCAAATCTCGATTGCCAGGATTTAATACAACAATATGAGCTAAGTCGACAAGACGCG GCCAATGACAGTGCCAAAAAGAAGGCGTCGGGTCGTACTAGCGCAACCAGCTCAGTCAACAAACGCAGTCCGAGGAACCAAGTAAGCA CTAGTACAGTGGGCAAGAGAGCTCGTGCCGAGCCGGAAGAAAATGGCATCAATGGACTAACTGCTGGCACTGGCTTTGATCGAGGCCTTGAAGCTGAAAAGATTTTGGGCGCATCTGATAACAATGGACGTCTCACATTCCTTATACAGTTCAAAGGCGTCGATCAAGCTGAATTGGTGCCAGCGGTTATAGCTAATGCTAAAATTCCACAAATGGTAATTCGATTTTATGAGCAGCGAGTCTCCTGGTACTCGGACAACGAGGATTGA